The proteins below come from a single Vidua chalybeata isolate OUT-0048 chromosome 1, bVidCha1 merged haplotype, whole genome shotgun sequence genomic window:
- the LOC128792693 gene encoding ATP-dependent RNA helicase RhlB-like isoform X2, whose translation MWVFSPHDDDQWPLDRSRAALRENSSQAGGVHRLRGKLRGSSGGSAGMGPCPAERSRAEPSRRCGAPGAAAGSAGGAPGGPGGAARPLPSRSPPGDGRRPAERGSAVPERVRRGLRTCRAEPPPRGAAGTARRAPHGLLRCRRTPSSRDTRLGSLGASPGSASAPAPGCLLPVKPVRSPNTDPSSQASTKNVEGYSEI comes from the exons ATGTGGGTCTTTTCCCCCCACGATGATGACCAGTGGCCTCTGGACCGTTCCCGGGCAGCGCTCCGTGAAAACTCTTCGCAAGCCGGCGGTGTCCACCGGCTACGGGGCAAACTGCGGGGATCAagcggcggctccgcggggaTGGGACCGTGCCCGGCGGAGCGGAGCCGGGCGGAGCCGTCCCGGCGCTGCGGAGCGCCCGGGGCTGCGGCAGGGAGCGCAGGGGGAGCgcccgggggtcccggcgggGCTGCGCGCCCGCTCCCCTCGCGTTCTCCGCCCGGGGACGGCCGGAGGCCAGCGGAGAGAGGCAGCGCCGTCCCGGAGCGTGTGCGGCGGGGCCTCCGCACCTGCCGCGCCGAGCCCCCGCCCCGCGGAGCTGCGGGAACAGCGCGGAGGGCTCCGCACGGGCTCCTCAG GTGCCGGAGAACCCCCTCTTCCCGTGATACGCGCCTAGGGAGCCTGGGTGCCAGTCCCGGCAGCGCATCGGCGCCCGCACCGGGGTGCCTTTTGCCGGTAAAACCAGTAAGATCACCGAACACAGACCCCTCAAGCCAGGCAAGCACGAAAAACGTTGAGGG